A genomic window from Exiguobacterium acetylicum DSM 20416 includes:
- a CDS encoding DUF4007 family protein — protein sequence MGFGQHQSFYLRPQWLYKGLTEIKSDARFFYNDTHFEQLGLGKNMAKSAKYWLFSTGLMEEKRKSGKTEHHLTSLGELVDKYDKYIQHPVTKSILHYTLASDPKIATSWYWFFNVFKESIFDKAILIETLETWVGHTLEKSVSSNSLKRDIDCLIQMYSPNNLSSTPEDVIKSPFEELGLVSNTVKGTYKKTPLDTVFKFEVLFITFLIYIERNELTEVSLDELIDGENLWGRIFNLSRSEIVNCLEEMQKRYPIIFTRTNRLDVVRITDTTNYLDYMERFFENEVVL from the coding sequence ATGGGTTTTGGACAACATCAAAGTTTTTACTTACGTCCGCAATGGTTATATAAAGGATTAACTGAAATTAAAAGCGATGCTCGCTTTTTTTATAATGATACTCATTTTGAACAATTAGGCTTAGGGAAAAACATGGCGAAATCAGCGAAGTATTGGTTATTCTCAACTGGTCTCATGGAAGAGAAGCGCAAATCGGGAAAAACAGAACATCACCTTACTTCTTTAGGGGAATTAGTTGATAAATACGATAAATATATTCAACATCCTGTTACGAAAAGTATTTTACATTATACTCTAGCTTCTGATCCAAAAATTGCAACAAGTTGGTATTGGTTTTTTAATGTATTCAAAGAATCAATTTTTGATAAAGCAATATTGATAGAAACGTTAGAAACCTGGGTCGGTCACACATTAGAAAAATCAGTCTCTTCCAATTCACTAAAAAGAGACATTGATTGTCTCATTCAAATGTATAGTCCAAATAATCTTTCATCTACTCCTGAAGATGTTATTAAAAGTCCGTTTGAAGAATTAGGGTTGGTAAGTAATACAGTTAAGGGTACTTACAAAAAAACACCACTAGATACAGTGTTTAAGTTTGAAGTACTTTTCATCACTTTTTTGATTTATATAGAAAGAAATGAACTCACTGAAGTGAGTCTTGATGAATTAATCGATGGTGAAAATCTATGGGGAAGAATTTTTAACCTGTCAAGATCTGAAATTGTTAACTGTCTAGAAGAGATGCAAAAAAGATATCCAATAATCTTTACTAGAACGAACCGTCTCGATGTAGTTAGAATTACTGATACAACTAATTATTTAGATTATATGGAACGATTTTTTGAAAATGAGGTAGTGCTATGA
- a CDS encoding FtsK/SpoIIIE domain-containing protein, with product MIARITHKEKIIGSWIAQHLLNYLKDHKNKNAEKVLVKIEGINEEYFPAILNALLENQTQLKSFYEPLIRTIKQIDGYDSFVLNENENGVWLRNNVKTNEALILLMNERTPEAQSLKDIVSIDETQLLSSDGFFSLDQSLREKGYLEPHQIKDLLKLIGAYQHRGELDLQLSMLIAYIESVLQEKELSNDTFKVILGKSLPHFRLFKDEHLKFESLEGLRSQLRKNFLLSHLRKTLVNYLDPEKMMKNVDNFIVNEEKNNFSSEVWKSFNNDKVLFLEKTMEFVERRNNDLLNLVSYNDAERIFGFKVSNSLKDKLNNARDIILDNFAEKIREAKSIEEESQLKQEKMEAESRFDRGVEAVNAKNDIETIREFREEYEQELEKENILKKIINIENKLENPSEYIDIFEAILSEGLVMLEEIDHEEFNGNLTFEISIDQNTEVSEEQARFFNFHLKSLSMLSSNIIVLSELMNTNESSKEIEVIPVKLRLLKNENSIAKSIIKIDASRTLIETSFSKFINQIQDGFLHSIITKKGTPVEEDLNEYLSEQQKYTLMSDKRLLEPIEQFKKYNSEYTNILKSIIDENRGITIEDLNQVSDLSESFLKCSDHDVDSVRKIYSLLNEIGTIKIFETKNVKQAEVERKIVSVFNPIRFIAYGFKLIHFGKLLSSISDTSEQRNKIQDVEDLKQYKEYLRGSFTNLAPSYYVSREGNHLFAQDELYGQGTYIEGGEIESVSSQATSFAKEIEKVTNDYLRVYPYAADCLDVLFLYVTNLEFVKKSVEQILKNDSLKKLNITIHSPARAAMLYDEINQWIQSQEEYINAVDSFGEFPRLEINVLPFSDPKTLEEKLDTSMLDFDLAVFIDYFGQSDNLKIPHQFYSESYKECELTDKNWVFYENREFKAVKEGTRLINYVSHNQPKLMQQFYNMQAILKDGLVIESNKIGLLKGRLSVTRTETNTLYKLAHEKFNWVVTYDRFMDPLLMKQVAEGSNIIRYHVNRLGKEEIKVLVSSSDSIRRSSKAELEVNYYRDRLYSRLKDQLKVSNIDIQRVDKALKVVKELSGGLVLRALGPGKFVNEFLSVYLTVLQDKKSDDTVVLWDMCDELEWFRTRQKRPDLLKTTIQYSPETEMYHVKFDLIELKLIQEESYVSEVADAKVQLLSGEKTLKKFFRRFDSTLERNLYLNSFLLHLEDKRAYEEFELAILHELRNNENIQINFEFTKSIYAYIHNKNIEFEGRSELSPGHYYEKQDENEIVVNTFTRSYILSEMNVPDHEVNNELQDEEKSLLEQVAVTDDNEYFDRYTQTDNRDLILTEIPKDNVTKENDLDLKDKSELSIINETQNIEVVEDIEEFKYPEEHALKNVQAPQTESFDEVLKKLGDSYADTLQTKLRINNVQFTVERTIVGASVIRIIGRIPSDQSITAVEKKAKDMPLWLHIDSPPTIFSDRNGINIDINRNDPDTIFFSQFMKYVRRDITQTDLKNGFLVPIGLNPLNEVMSVDFNGTEPHMLVAGSTGSGKSVSLNSIVMSMMCLYTPEELKFVFIDPKQVEFSMFEDVQHTDKVLLDLIDSADYLDVMIMEMENRYSKFKDAYAKNLKEYNEALIEENKSSEVLPRIVIVFDEFADFMMQDKEFAQRIETAIKRIGQKGRAAGIHMIVCTQSPKAEIINTTIKNNLLARLGLKVTDAVASNVVLDTSGAENLAGKGDYLLKKDREPVRGKSPYLEPQSLRALMRFFKNN from the coding sequence ATGATTGCAAGAATTACTCATAAAGAAAAGATAATAGGTAGTTGGATTGCACAACACTTACTTAATTATCTTAAAGACCATAAAAATAAAAATGCCGAAAAAGTACTAGTAAAGATAGAAGGAATAAACGAAGAATACTTTCCGGCTATCTTAAACGCATTATTAGAAAATCAAACTCAACTCAAAAGTTTTTATGAACCATTGATACGGACTATAAAACAAATTGACGGTTATGATTCATTTGTTTTAAATGAAAACGAAAATGGAGTATGGTTACGAAATAATGTAAAAACGAATGAAGCATTAATTTTATTAATGAATGAACGAACACCAGAAGCTCAAAGCTTAAAAGATATTGTTTCTATTGATGAAACACAATTATTATCATCGGATGGATTTTTCAGTTTAGATCAATCTCTACGAGAAAAAGGATATTTAGAACCACATCAGATAAAAGATCTACTCAAACTAATTGGAGCATATCAGCATAGAGGAGAACTCGATTTACAACTTTCAATGCTTATTGCTTATATTGAAAGCGTGTTACAAGAGAAAGAATTATCTAATGATACATTTAAAGTGATTTTAGGAAAATCTCTGCCTCATTTTCGGCTATTTAAAGATGAACATTTAAAATTTGAGTCGCTAGAGGGTCTTCGTAGTCAGCTTAGAAAAAACTTTTTATTAAGTCACTTAAGAAAAACTTTAGTAAATTATTTAGACCCAGAGAAAATGATGAAAAATGTAGATAATTTCATTGTCAATGAAGAAAAAAATAATTTTTCAAGTGAAGTTTGGAAAAGCTTTAATAACGATAAAGTATTGTTTTTAGAAAAAACTATGGAGTTTGTTGAAAGACGAAACAACGACCTCTTAAATCTAGTTTCATACAATGACGCAGAACGAATTTTTGGATTTAAAGTGTCTAATTCTTTAAAGGATAAATTAAATAATGCAAGAGATATAATTCTAGACAATTTTGCAGAAAAAATTAGAGAAGCAAAAAGTATTGAAGAAGAGAGCCAATTAAAGCAAGAAAAAATGGAAGCTGAAAGTCGTTTTGATCGTGGTGTTGAAGCCGTAAATGCTAAAAATGATATTGAGACGATTCGAGAATTTCGAGAAGAATATGAACAAGAACTTGAAAAAGAAAATATACTGAAAAAAATTATTAATATTGAAAATAAGCTTGAGAATCCCTCTGAATATATTGATATTTTTGAAGCGATTTTATCTGAGGGTTTAGTGATGTTAGAGGAAATAGATCATGAAGAATTCAATGGTAATCTTACCTTTGAAATTTCAATAGATCAAAATACAGAAGTTTCTGAAGAACAAGCTAGATTCTTTAATTTTCATCTGAAATCTTTATCCATGTTGTCTTCGAACATAATTGTTCTTTCAGAATTGATGAACACTAACGAATCATCTAAAGAGATTGAAGTAATCCCGGTCAAATTACGACTTTTAAAAAATGAAAATTCTATAGCGAAATCCATTATCAAAATTGATGCTAGTAGAACATTAATTGAAACAAGTTTTTCCAAATTTATCAACCAAATTCAAGACGGTTTTTTACATTCTATTATTACGAAAAAGGGTACGCCAGTTGAAGAAGATCTTAATGAGTATTTGAGTGAACAACAAAAATACACCCTTATGTCGGATAAACGATTATTAGAACCTATCGAGCAATTTAAAAAATACAATTCTGAGTACACTAATATTCTTAAATCCATTATCGACGAAAATAGAGGAATAACTATTGAAGACTTAAATCAAGTATCTGATCTTAGTGAATCATTTTTAAAGTGCTCGGATCATGATGTAGATAGTGTTAGAAAAATATACTCACTCCTAAATGAAATTGGAACGATAAAGATTTTCGAAACTAAAAACGTTAAACAAGCAGAAGTTGAACGTAAAATAGTATCTGTATTTAATCCCATTAGATTTATTGCTTACGGCTTTAAACTCATTCATTTTGGAAAATTACTTTCTAGTATTTCTGATACGTCTGAACAACGCAATAAAATACAAGATGTAGAAGATTTAAAACAGTACAAAGAGTACCTAAGAGGATCGTTTACTAACTTGGCACCATCTTATTACGTATCTAGGGAAGGGAATCACCTATTTGCACAAGATGAACTATATGGTCAGGGAACATATATCGAAGGTGGAGAAATTGAGAGTGTGTCCTCCCAAGCAACTTCTTTTGCGAAAGAAATTGAAAAAGTGACAAACGATTATCTTCGAGTTTATCCGTATGCGGCAGATTGTTTAGATGTTTTATTCTTATATGTTACAAACTTAGAGTTTGTAAAAAAGAGTGTAGAACAAATCTTAAAAAATGATAGTTTAAAAAAGCTGAATATAACTATTCATAGTCCTGCGAGAGCTGCAATGCTCTATGATGAGATTAATCAATGGATTCAATCTCAAGAAGAGTATATTAACGCTGTAGATTCGTTTGGTGAATTTCCTAGATTAGAAATCAATGTATTGCCTTTTAGCGATCCCAAAACACTTGAGGAAAAACTAGATACATCCATGCTAGACTTTGATTTAGCCGTGTTTATTGATTATTTTGGTCAAAGTGACAATTTAAAAATCCCACACCAATTTTATTCAGAAAGCTACAAAGAATGTGAGTTAACAGATAAAAACTGGGTCTTTTATGAGAATCGTGAATTTAAAGCGGTTAAAGAAGGTACTCGATTAATTAACTACGTCTCACATAACCAGCCAAAATTGATGCAACAATTTTATAATATGCAAGCGATTTTAAAAGACGGATTAGTCATCGAATCTAATAAGATTGGTTTATTAAAAGGTAGACTATCTGTAACACGTACTGAAACAAATACGTTATATAAACTTGCACACGAAAAGTTTAATTGGGTTGTCACTTACGATAGATTTATGGATCCTTTATTAATGAAACAAGTAGCTGAAGGTTCGAATATCATCCGTTATCATGTAAATCGACTAGGAAAAGAAGAAATTAAAGTTCTTGTGTCCTCTTCAGACTCAATTAGAAGATCTTCAAAAGCAGAATTGGAAGTCAATTATTACCGTGATCGCCTCTACAGCAGATTAAAGGATCAGTTAAAAGTTAGTAATATAGACATACAACGGGTTGATAAAGCTCTTAAAGTTGTAAAAGAACTATCCGGTGGTTTAGTACTAAGAGCATTAGGACCCGGAAAATTTGTTAATGAGTTTTTATCAGTATATTTAACTGTGCTACAAGATAAGAAATCTGATGACACTGTAGTTTTATGGGATATGTGTGATGAATTAGAGTGGTTTAGAACTCGGCAAAAACGCCCGGATTTATTAAAAACAACTATTCAATATTCTCCTGAAACAGAAATGTATCATGTTAAATTTGATTTAATTGAGTTAAAGCTTATACAAGAAGAAAGCTATGTTAGTGAAGTAGCTGATGCTAAAGTTCAATTATTATCAGGGGAAAAAACGTTGAAAAAATTCTTTAGAAGATTTGATTCAACACTCGAAAGAAACTTGTATTTAAACTCATTTTTACTTCATTTAGAAGATAAGCGTGCATATGAAGAATTTGAATTAGCGATACTGCATGAACTAAGAAATAACGAAAATATTCAAATTAATTTTGAATTTACAAAGTCAATTTATGCTTATATTCACAATAAAAATATTGAATTTGAAGGTCGTTCAGAACTTTCACCTGGACATTATTATGAAAAGCAAGATGAAAATGAAATAGTAGTAAACACTTTTACTAGATCGTATATTTTATCTGAAATGAATGTTCCTGATCATGAAGTAAATAATGAATTACAGGATGAAGAAAAATCATTATTAGAACAGGTTGCTGTAACTGACGATAACGAGTACTTTGATCGTTACACTCAAACAGATAATAGAGATCTAATTTTAACTGAAATACCAAAAGATAATGTTACGAAGGAAAACGACTTAGACTTAAAGGATAAAAGTGAGTTAAGCATAATAAACGAAACTCAAAATATTGAAGTAGTTGAAGACATCGAGGAATTTAAATATCCAGAAGAGCATGCACTGAAGAACGTTCAAGCTCCACAAACAGAGTCATTTGATGAGGTATTAAAAAAATTGGGTGATAGTTATGCGGACACACTGCAAACTAAACTCCGAATAAATAATGTTCAGTTTACGGTGGAGCGAACTATCGTAGGTGCTAGCGTCATTCGAATTATTGGTAGAATTCCATCGGATCAAAGTATTACAGCAGTTGAAAAGAAAGCTAAAGATATGCCTTTATGGCTGCATATTGATTCGCCACCAACTATTTTTAGTGATCGAAATGGTATCAATATAGACATTAATCGTAATGATCCTGATACAATTTTCTTTTCACAGTTTATGAAGTACGTTCGAAGAGATATCACACAAACAGACTTAAAGAATGGTTTTCTTGTTCCTATTGGACTTAACCCTTTAAATGAAGTGATGTCAGTTGATTTTAATGGAACAGAACCTCATATGTTAGTCGCTGGATCAACTGGAAGTGGAAAAAGTGTTAGTTTGAATTCAATTGTTATGTCTATGATGTGCCTATACACACCGGAAGAATTGAAGTTTGTATTTATAGATCCAAAACAGGTTGAATTTTCTATGTTTGAAGATGTTCAGCATACTGATAAAGTATTATTAGATTTAATAGATTCTGCTGATTATTTAGATGTTATGATTATGGAAATGGAAAATCGATATAGTAAATTTAAAGATGCTTATGCAAAAAATTTAAAAGAATATAATGAAGCACTAATTGAAGAAAATAAATCATCAGAAGTTTTACCACGCATTGTCATTGTTTTTGATGAATTTGCTGATTTCATGATGCAGGATAAAGAATTTGCACAACGTATCGAAACTGCTATTAAGAGAATAGGTCAAAAAGGACGGGCAGCAGGGATTCATATGATAGTTTGTACACAATCACCTAAAGCGGAGATTATTAATACTACTATTAAAAATAATTTGCTAGCACGTTTAGGATTAAAAGTAACAGACGCTGTTGCATCTAACGTTGTATTAGATACAAGCGGTGCCGAAAATTTAGCAGGTAAAGGTGACTACCTCTTAAAGAAAGATAGAGAACCAGTTAGAGGTAAGAGTCCTTATTTAGAACCACAGTCTTTACGAGCATTGATGAGGTTCTTTAAAAATAACTAA
- a CDS encoding RidA family protein, with translation MSFLKKIETSNAPAAIGPYSQGFIANGTLYASGQIPIDPATGELVPGGITEQTEQVMRNIDAILKEAGLTPDRVVKTTCYLTSMEHFASFNTIYSDYFAPHDHFPARSCIAVKELPKGALVEVEILGLV, from the coding sequence ATGTCATTTTTAAAAAAAATTGAAACGTCTAACGCCCCTGCAGCAATCGGTCCTTACTCGCAAGGCTTTATCGCGAACGGTACACTCTATGCTTCTGGACAAATCCCGATTGATCCAGCAACAGGTGAACTCGTACCAGGCGGAATCACGGAGCAGACGGAACAAGTCATGCGCAACATCGATGCCATCCTGAAAGAGGCAGGACTGACACCTGACCGCGTCGTCAAGACGACATGCTACTTAACGAGCATGGAACACTTTGCTTCTTTTAATACGATCTACTCCGATTACTTCGCACCGCACGATCACTTCCCGGCTCGGTCTTGTATTGCGGTTAAGGAACTACCAAAAGGTGCATTAGTTGAAGTCGAGATCTTAGGACTCGTATGA
- a CDS encoding ABC transporter ATP-binding protein — MHVSIQQAGYDVGQPVLQEIAFALQPGSITGLIGTNGAGKSTTIQAMFGTLPWVEGEIDLPVSLAYIPEQPTYYEYLTLAEHLELVASLHETDHAYTEQLLKTFELRAVTNDYVSSFSKGMKQKVMLVCALMQRADCLIIDEPFVGLDAVATIRLLHLLEAERTRGVAILLVTHVLDSAERLCDDFVWIDQGRIKHQGTLAQIGEASGQPGARLFDIMEAMVLEHD; from the coding sequence ATGCATGTATCCATTCAACAAGCCGGTTATGACGTCGGTCAGCCCGTCTTACAAGAGATTGCGTTTGCTTTACAGCCTGGATCCATCACCGGTTTGATTGGTACAAACGGTGCAGGAAAAAGTACGACAATTCAAGCGATGTTCGGTACGCTACCGTGGGTCGAAGGAGAGATCGATTTACCGGTCTCACTCGCCTATATTCCGGAACAGCCAACCTATTATGAATATTTGACGCTCGCCGAGCACCTTGAGCTGGTCGCTTCGCTCCACGAGACGGATCATGCCTATACAGAACAACTCTTAAAGACGTTTGAACTGCGTGCTGTCACAAATGACTATGTATCTTCTTTCTCTAAAGGAATGAAACAGAAGGTGATGCTCGTCTGTGCTTTGATGCAACGCGCGGACTGCTTGATCATCGATGAACCGTTCGTTGGTCTCGACGCGGTCGCAACGATTCGGTTGTTGCATTTACTCGAAGCAGAACGAACGCGTGGCGTAGCGATTCTGCTCGTCACTCATGTCCTTGATTCCGCGGAACGTCTGTGTGACGACTTCGTCTGGATTGATCAGGGACGCATCAAACATCAAGGAACACTCGCTCAAATCGGTGAAGCCTCTGGTCAACCTGGTGCTCGCTTGTTCGACATCATGGAAGCGATGGTACTCGAGCATGATTAA
- a CDS encoding ABC transporter permease, with the protein MIKTFLKQRIRRRHAEQRRFFREIFDWTILLYLVVPVGLFIIYETIQILNGQADWVQTVSVAWILLGWILYGFLPAFYAWFEPADRLFFKPVPGAIVRMKWYSVRYHFLRIFLMTAGLHLLCFPLHSIRFDQSSITVLLISLVLSLLQPFFSFWTYRLSGQRFLRKWSGHLVLATGRITLLLLLWLQPYPVLFVVALCVVLLGFLHVRHWSRREDGLTEDILLSMKRQSSLSATVLELNGALPKPSHRKRPFLHLRLFKQTHQQLPLITYLRDPSKRRFLFQLFAAMNYGLLVLPWIGRGLVFAFILFVLFQERKQHHTWFRRQSFYQHISN; encoded by the coding sequence ATGATTAAAACCTTTTTGAAGCAACGGATCCGTCGACGGCATGCGGAACAGCGTCGCTTCTTTCGAGAAATTTTCGATTGGACGATCTTGCTGTATCTCGTCGTTCCGGTCGGTCTGTTCATCATCTATGAAACGATTCAAATCTTAAATGGTCAAGCGGACTGGGTTCAAACAGTTTCGGTCGCTTGGATTTTACTCGGATGGATTCTGTATGGATTCCTGCCCGCCTTTTACGCCTGGTTCGAACCGGCAGATCGCCTCTTCTTCAAACCGGTTCCTGGAGCGATCGTTCGAATGAAGTGGTATTCCGTTCGGTATCACTTTTTGCGGATTTTTCTAATGACTGCCGGATTACATCTACTCTGTTTTCCGTTACATAGCATTCGGTTTGATCAATCCAGTATCACGGTACTGCTGATTAGTCTCGTGCTCTCTTTGCTCCAACCGTTCTTTAGCTTTTGGACATACCGGTTATCTGGACAACGGTTCTTGCGGAAATGGAGCGGTCATCTCGTCCTGGCAACAGGACGCATCACTCTGTTGCTCCTGCTTTGGCTTCAACCGTATCCTGTCCTCTTCGTCGTCGCACTGTGTGTGGTGCTGCTCGGATTCCTTCATGTCCGGCACTGGTCACGGCGTGAGGACGGATTAACGGAGGATATCCTGTTGTCGATGAAACGACAGTCGAGTTTATCGGCGACCGTCCTTGAATTGAACGGTGCCTTACCGAAGCCGTCTCACCGAAAGCGTCCGTTCCTTCATCTGCGATTATTCAAACAGACGCACCAGCAACTTCCACTGATCACGTATCTGCGGGATCCGAGTAAGCGTCGCTTCTTGTTCCAGCTATTTGCTGCGATGAACTACGGTCTTCTCGTTTTACCATGGATCGGACGCGGACTCGTTTTCGCTTTCATCCTGTTTGTTCTCTTTCAAGAACGGAAACAACATCATACATGGTTCCGCAGACAATCATTCTACCAGCATATTTCCAATTGA